In the Brassica napus cultivar Da-Ae chromosome A7, Da-Ae, whole genome shotgun sequence genome, one interval contains:
- the LOC106353922 gene encoding protein SWEETIE isoform X4 yields the protein MSKNNAIENVPLSRFGVLVAQLESIVASASQKNPDPLLCFEILSDLISALDEEPKESILVCQRKCEDALYSLVTLGARRPVRHLASVAMAKIISNGDSISIYSRASSLQGFLSDGKRSDPQRVAGAAQCLGELYRHFGRRITSGLFETTVIVTKLVKFNEDFVRQEAFILLHNALDGCGGTAAATAYSEAYRLITRFSTLDKSFVVRIAAARCLRAFSNIGGPGLGTSEFDTLASYCLKGIEDSESSVREAFAEALGSLLALGMHPEAHVQPRGKGPFPPAKKLEGGLQRHLILPFTKAVGPRARNKRFGLALSWVFFLQANRIRYLGPDSELQDYSLLVMDMLRGDSSIDAHALACVLYILRVGVIDQMMESSQRSFSVFLGKQLQSSDASPSMKIVALRALSYTLKTLGEVPQEFREFFDDTVGAASSHFLDLVRVEAALTLRALAEVDPTCVGGLTSYAVTTINALRESLSFEKGGKLKTDLASLHGQAATLAALVSISPGLSLGYPAKLPRSVLEVSKKMLTESRRNITVASSEKEAGWLLLSSLLNSMPKEEFGDQDFDILILWTDVFTGNPEQLIKQPAELESTLRVWSAAVDALTAFVRRFVSCEDGILLQPVLANLRSALSYVSAMANKRLPDVKTLVDTLIIRVLIAYQSIPDPLAYKSEHQQIIQLCTAPYRDPSGFEENSCLKALLDKRDAWLGPWIPGRDWFEDELRYFQGGEDGLAPSVWESKVSSFPLPETVKKTLVNQMVLCFGIMFASQDSRGMLSLLSVIQQCMKARKKQQWRTASLTNICAGLLAGLKALHALRSQQLETEVLSTVQAIFQNILTEGDICASQRRAACEGLGLLARLGNDIFTARMTRVLLGELNGITDPNYGGSVALALGCIHHSAGGMALSTLVPATVSSVSSLAKTPVLGLKIWALHGLLLTIEAAGLSFVSHVQAALGLALDILLGEESGWIDLSQGIGRLINAIVAVLGPELAPGSILFSRCKSVIAEISSWQEIPTLLESVRFTQQLILFAPQAVSVHSHVKNLLLTLTSRQPIIRRLSVSTLRHLIEKDPVSVIDEQIEGNLFQMLDEETDSEIGNLILSTLIRLLYATCPSRPSRWISICRNMALATSTGRSAETNSTENDPSSARDNLGDDDEDMVSNSSGKSLHASPDKDKALRYRTRVFAAECLSLLPEAVGQDAAHFDLSLARKLASDTQSSGDWLVLQLQELISLAYQISTIQFENMRPVGVGLLSTILEKFKLVADPELPGHLLLEQYQAQLVSAVRTALDANSGPVLLEAGLELATKIMTSGIISSDQVAVKRIFSLLSRPLNDFNELYYPSFAEWVTSKIKIRLLAAHASLKCYIFTFLRKHHGEVPVEFEALLPLFSKSSDVLGKYWIQVLRGYSYVCLFQNPKRSFSILDEIPPHTVSRRLQPCLDEAWPVILQALVLDAIPVNHIVDGFSDRSLISRHRMVTLEVEDYQFLWGFAVLVLFQGMHPSSNTQVIPFGSTKVKNNGDSSIKESSFQGLKLHEIALPVFLSLSAERFFTSGFLSIDLCQELLQVFSYSFYMDSSWDILAVSVVHQISQTCPKDFLESEQFAYSTIELCLGYLFKILHRHNEISPDDDDIRDNLLSTVFVSVKTLVTRFELKNRLMSAPLALLLSGYKCIRQVPTDAYLPKALEIVKSTNELLLKLTRTSSQKPSTDAVAADSSVHLGAMFGACVHMVGDLTKDCIDGIHLVDTKRSGLRKLLQLKLAFCLEQLFSLAKFAYELHCPEDETETNSICIAVLKSCHISIAAVVKDSSVQVQATALQVLKSLVQRYNNTEEKSFVSFFVGELIGDIVNLMQRALLKPMNKESVVIAGECLRLIMLLQMHSNVDELQKGFMSLFLESVLVVFSKTSDGVSQEVLELRSVAVRLVSHLAQLPSSAVHFKDILLSLPTTHRQQLQDIIRASVSQDSSPLKPKSLVPPMDIKLPAPVVATPEKVTSSAVVAKSETLSTVPTSLNEVSTVESGTEEENDDEDDDDDWDTFQSFPASTNPEGSGSKTESVTEEETDLPVSSSIQDDESKKSPIAEEPDDQHLASEPTADTTKEDSVDDSKVVEEETVESSLIEEALLTSQNDEISSDDHLVEVKEESVESSSEPEIIGVDTKLPSTEADSQALDDTSDDLDPQHLEKPVQDDQVKCSNEHVVSEKTVAENKSEED from the exons ATGTCGAAGAATAATGCGATTGAGAACGTCCCTCTGTCGCGATTCGGCGTCCTCGTCGCCCAGCTGGAGTCGATTGTGGCGTCAGCGTCACAGAAAAACCCAGACCCTCTCCTCTGTTTCGAGATCCTCTCTGATCTCATTTCCGCACTCGATGAAGAGCCTAAG GAGTCTATACTAGTATGTCAAAGGAAATGCGAAGATGCCTTGTATTCTCTAGTTACTCTTGGCGCTCGGAGACCGGTGCGGCATCTTGCTTCAGTGGCTATGGCGAAAATTATATCTAATGGTGATAGTATCTCGATATACTCTAGAGCTAGCAGTCTACAAGGGTTTCTTTCCGATGGGAAACGCAGTGATCCCCAGCGAGTTGCAG gtGCTGCTCAATGCTTGGGGGAGCTGTATCGTCATTTTGGGAGAAGAATTACTTCTGGCTTGTTCGAAACGACAGTTATTGTCACAAAATTAGTGAAGTTTAACGAG GATTTTGTGAGACAAGAAGCATTTATCTTGCTTCATAATGCTTTGGATGGCTGCGGTGGTACAGCTGCTGCTACTGCGTACTCTGAAGCATACCGTCTGATCACAAGGTTTTCCACTTTGGACAAGTCATTCGTAGTGAGAATTGCTGCTGCACGTTGTTTGAGGGCCTTTTCCAACATTGGAGGACCTGGTCTTGGTACTAGCGAATTTGATACCTTAGCGTCTTACTGTCTCAAG GGTATTGAAGATTCCGAATCATCTGTCCGTGAGGCATTTGCAGAGGCTTTGGGTTCATTGCTTGCGTTAGGAATGCATCCTGAAGCGCAT GTCCAACCTAGAGGCAAAGGTCCATTTCCACCAGCAAAGAAGCTGGAAGGCGGTCTGCAGAGGCATCTAATTTTACCCTTCACAAAAG CGGTTGGCCCACGGGCAAGAAACAAGCGGTTTGGTTTGGCACTGTCATGGGTGTTCTTTTTACAG GCCAATAGGATAAGGTATTTGGGTCCAGATAGTGAGCTTCAGGACTATTCTTTGCTTGTCATGGACATGCTGCGGGGTGACTCCTCAATTGATGCCCATGCCCTG GCATGTGTTCTGTACATCCTACGGGTTGGCGTAATTGATCAAATGATGGAGTCAAGCCAGAGAAGCTTTTCAGTTTTTCTCGGAAAGCAG CTTCAGTCTTCAGATGCTAGTCCATCAATGAAAATTGTTGCTTTGCGGGCTTTGTCATACACGTTGAAAACACTGGGAGAG GTTCCCCAAGAATTCAGGGAGTTTTTTGATGACACAGTGGGTGCGGCGTCCTCACATTTCTTGGACCTT GTACGTGTTGAGGCTGCTTTAACTTTACGTGCTTTGGCTGAGGTTGATCCCACCTGCGTTGGTGGGTTGACTTCTTATGCTGTAACCACTATTAATGCGTTACGGgaaagtttatcctttgaaaag GGAGGCAAATTGAAAACTGATCTTGCTTCTTTGCATGGGCAAGCAGCAACTTTAGCAGCTCTAGTCTCCATATCTCCTGGACTCTCTCTTGGTTATCCTGCTAA ACTGCCAAGGTCAGTGCTTGAAGTTTCAAAGAAGATGCTAACAGAGTCCAGGAGGAATATCACAGTCGCCTCAAGTGAAAAGGAAGCTGGATGGTTATTGTTATCATCCCTACTAAATTCTATGCCAAAGGAG GAATTTGGGGACCAAGATTTTGATATTCTTATCTTGTGGACTGACGTCTTTACTGGAAACCCAGAGCAGTTGATCAAACAACCTGCAGAACTGGAGTCTACGTTAAG GGTGTGGTCGGCTGCAGTTGACGCACTCACAGCTTTTGTGAGACGTTTTGTCTCTTGTGAGGATGGTATTCTGCTTCAACCAGTACTGGCAAACCTCCGTAG CGCTTTGTCTTATGTATCGGCAATGGCCAACAAACGGTTACCTGATGTCAAAACTTTGGTCGATACACTCATCATAAGAGTATTGATAGCTTATCAGTCCATCCCAGATCCCTTGGCCTATAAAAGTGAGCATCAGCAAATTATTCAGCTATGCACAGCACCATATAG GGACCCTTCCGGATTTGAGGAAAACTCGTGCTTGAAGGCACTCCTTGACAAAAGAGATGCATGGCTTGGTCCTTGGATTCCTGGCAG GGATTGGTTTGAAGATGAGCTTCGCTATTTTCAAGGCGGGGAAGATGGTCTAGCACCAAGTGTATGGGAAAGTAAAGTTTCTAGTTTTCCTCTG CCAGAGACTGTAAAAAAGACATTGGTGAATCAGATGGTTCTCTGCTTTGGTATCATGTTTGCTTCGCAG GATAGCCGTGGGATGCTTTCACTTCTTTCGGTCATACAACAGTGTATGAAAGCTAGAAAGAAGCAACAATGGCGTACTGCCAGCTTGACTAACATCTGTGCGGGTCTGCTTGCCGGATTAAAG GCTTTGCATGCTCTACGTTCTCAGCAACTAGAGACAGAAGTATTAAGCACAGTGCAAGCCATTTTTCAG AATATTTTAACAGAGGGAGACATCTGTGCATCGCAACGCAGGGCAGCATGTGAGGGTCTTGGTCTCCTAGCTCGTCTTGGAAATGACATCTTTACAGCAAGAATG ACCAGAGTGCTTCTTGGGGAACTAAATGGAATAACAGATCCAAACTATGGTGGATCCGTTGCTCTTGCACTTGGCTGCATCCATCACAG TGCAGGAGGAATGGCATTGTCGACCTTAGTACCCGCTACTGTTAGTTCAGTCTCTTCTTTGGCCAAAACTCCCGTTCTTGGTCTTAAGATCTGGGCCTTGCATGGGCTTCTTTTGACCATTGAAGCTGCTGGTTTATCATTCGTATCTCATGTTCAG GCAGCATTAGGACTTGCCTTGGACATTTTATTGGGTGAAGAAAGTGGATGGATCGATCTTTCCCAAGGCATTGGGCGCCTTATTAATGCCATTGTTGCTGTCCTTGGTCCTGAGCTTGCTCCTGGCAGCATTCTCTTTTCACGCTGCAAG tCTGTTATTGCAGAGATTAGTTCCTGGCAAGAAATTCCGACCCTGCTTGA GAGCGTCCGTTTTACCCAGCAGCTTATTCTTTTTGCTCCACAAGCCGTTTCAGTGCATTCACACGTGAAGAATCTCTTACTGACATTGACATCAAGACAG CCAATAATTAGGCGTCTCTCTGTATCAACTCTTCGGCATCTGATTGAGAAAGACCCG GTATCTGTCATTGATGAGCAGATAGAAGGTAACTTATTTCAAATGTTAGATGAAGAAACAGATTCTGA GATTGGGAACCTGATCCTTAGTACCTTGATACGCCTTCTTTATGCGACATGCCCATCACGCCCATCCCGATGGATTTCTATATGCCGCAACATG GCTCTTGCAACATCCACTGGAAGAAGTGCGGAAACGAACAGTACGGAAAATGATCCTTCCAGCGCAAGAGATAACCttggagatgatgatgaagacatGGTTTCTAACTCTAGTGGGAAATCCTTACATGCCAGTCCTGACAAAGACAAAGCCTTGAGATATCGAACCAGAGTTTTTGCAGCTGA GTGTTTGAGTCTTTTGCCAGAGGCTGTAGGACAGGATGCTGCTCATTTTGATCTTTCATTGGCAAGGAAACTTGCTTCGGATACACAAAGCTCAGGTGACTGGTTAGTTCTTCAACTACAAGAGCTGATATCTCTTGCTTACCAG ATAAGCACTATTCAGTTTGAAAACATGAGGCCGGTTGGAGTTGGACTTCTTAGCACAATTCTTGAGAAG TTCAAATTAGTAGCTGATCCTGAACTTCCTGGACATCTTCTGCTTGAACAATATCAG GCTCAACTGGTATCTGCTGTTCGTACTGCCCTGGATGCAAATTCTGGCCCTGTTCTTCTGGAAGCTGGGTTAGAGTTGGCCACAAAG ATAATGACCAGTGGAATAATAAGCAGTGATCAAGTTGCAGTCAAACGCATATTCTCTCTACTTTCACGTCCGCTCAATGACTTCAACGAATTATACTATCCTTCATTTGCTGAATGGGTCACAAGCAAG ATCAAGATCAGGCTTCTTGCTGCACATGCCTCGCTTAAGTGTTACATATTTACATTCTTGAGAAAACACCACGGTGAGGTGCCAGTAGAATTTGAAGCGCTATTGCCATTGTTTTCAAAGAGTTCAGACGTACTTGGGAAGTACTGGATTCAGGTCCTAAGGGGCTACAGTTATGTTTGCTTATTTCAGAACCCCAAAAGAAGT TTCTCGATCTTAGATGAAATCCCGCCACATACTGTTTCAAGAAGGCTGCAGCCTTGTTTAGATGAAGCATGGCCTGTGATCCTGCAAGCTTTGGTCCTGGATGCAATTCCTGTGAATCATATCGTAGACGGATTTTCTGATAGGTCCTTGATATCTAGACATCGCATGGTTACCCTAGAGGTGGAAGATTATCAGTTTCTATGGGGCTTTGCTGTACTTGTATTATTTCAGGGGATGCATCCAAGCTCTAATACACAAGTGATACCTTTTGGCTCaactaaagtaaaaaataatggAGACTCCAGCATTAAGGAATCTTCATTCCAGGGCCTAAAGTTACATGAAATTGCTTTACCAGTTTTCCTATCTCTTTCTGCTGAAAGATTTTTCACCAGTGGCTTTCTTAGCATAGATCTCTGCCAAGAACTGTTGCAG GTTTTCTCGTATTCCTTTTATATGGACAGTTCCTGGGATATTCTTGCAGTATCCGTAGTACATCAG ATTTCACAAACCTGTCCAAAAGATTTTCTTGAATCTGAGCAGTTTGCCTACTCGACCATTGAACTCTGTCTGGGGTACCTGTTCAAAATTCTTCATAG GCATAATGAAATTTCGCCAGATGATGATGACATTAGGGATAATTTGCTGTCTACTGTATTTGTTTCCGTAAAGACACTAGTGACACGTTTTGAGTTGAAG AATCGTTTGATGTCGGCACCTCTGGCGTTACTGTTAAGTGGGTACAAGTGCATCCGGCAAGTCCCCACTGACGCCTACTTACCAAAAGCTCTTGAGATTGTGAAGTCCACCAATGAGTTATTGCTTAAGCTTACCAGAACCTCGTCACAGAAACCTTCTACTG ATGCTGTTGCTGCGGATAGTAGTGTCCATCTAGGAGCAATGTTTGGTGCTTGTGTACACATGGTTGGTGATCTGACTAAAGATTGTATCGACGGTATCCATCTTGTGGACACCAAGAGATCAGGGTTACGCAAGCTTCTTCAGTTGAAGCTTGCATTCTGTCTTGAACAACTTTTTTCACTGGCTAAGTTTGCCTACGAGCTTCACTGTCCAGAAGATGAAACTGAGACCAATTCTATCTGTATTGCGGTGTTGAAGAGTTGCCACATTAGTATAGCAGCAGTAGTTAAAGATTCCAGTGTGCAG GTTCAAGCTACTGCCTTACAAGTGCTAAAAAGCTTGGTGCAGCGTTACAACAACACAGAGGAGAAAAGTTTTGTGAGCTTCTTTGTTGGGGAACTTATTGGAGATATTGTCAATCTAATGCAGAGGGCGCTTCTG aaaccTATGAATAAGGAATCGGTGGTTATAGCTGGCGAATGCTTGCGGTTGATAATGCTACTTCAGATGCACTCAAATGTTGATGAACTTCAGAAGGGATTCATGAGCCTTTTTCTTGAATCCGTACTTGTAGTGTTCTCTAAGACTTCAGATGGCGTTTCTCAG GAAGTTCTCGAGTTAAGAAGTGTAGCTGTGCGGCTTGTTTCCCATCTAGCTCAGTTGCCTTCTTCAGCTGTTCACTTTAAGGATATTTTGCTGTCGCTGCCAACAACTCACCGGCAGCAGCTTCAG GATATCATCCGTGCTTCCGTCTCTCAAGATAGCTCCCCTCTGAAGCCAAAATCTTTGGTTCCACCAATGGATATCAAATTACCAGCACCTGTGGTAGCAACACCTGAGAAAGTTACCTCTTCTGCTGTTGTTGCTAAATCAGAAACATTGTCGACTGTGCCAACATCATTAAATGAGGTTAGCACAGTAGAAAGTGGAAccgaggaagaaaatgatgacgaagatgatgatgatgattgggACACTTTCCAGTCTTTTCCTGCTTCCACAAATCCTGAAGGTTCGGGATCAAAGACAGAAAGTGTTACTGAAGAGGAGACAGACCTTCCTGTGAGCTCTTCCATTCAGGATGATGAATCAAAGAAATCACCAATTGCAGAAGAACCTGATGATCAACATCTTGCATCTGAACCTACCGCTGACACAACTAAAGAAGATTCCGTCGACGATAGCAAAGTGGTCGAAGAGGAAACAGTAGAGTCATCTCTCATCGAAGAAGCTCTTCTTACAAGTCAGAATGACGAAATCTCATCGGATGATCATCTTGTTGAAGTGAAGGAAGAATCAGTTGAGAGTAGTTCTGAACCTGAAATTATCGGAGTTGATACCAAACTTCCTTCAACAGAAGCAGATTCACAAGCCTTAGATGATACATCAGACGATCTGGATCCGCAACACTTAGAAAAGCCAGTCCAGGATGACCAAGTTAAGTGTAGCAACGAACATGTTGTATCGGAAAAGACAGTGGCTGAAAATAAGAGCGAGGAGGATTAA